Proteins encoded in a region of the Lepidochelys kempii isolate rLepKem1 chromosome 22, rLepKem1.hap2, whole genome shotgun sequence genome:
- the LOC140901688 gene encoding seizure protein 6-like: MVYGNDWWVGSVVRYGCRPGFLLVGDPASACQSDGHWTPKPTCLRICLRGRIEINERDIDGSCSSTCTDKAHLGAFLNHGCIKISNCATKQWGWTRWFARCDFCECDCYVPCSSSR; the protein is encoded by the exons ATGGTCTACGGCAATGACTGGTGGGTGGGCTCTGTGGTGCGCTACGGCTGCCGGCCCGGCTTCCTGCTGGTGGGGGACCCGGCCAGTGCTTGTCAGTCCGATGGCCACTGGACACCTAAACCCACCTGCCTCC GGATATGCCTGCGGGGCCGGATCGAGATTAACGAGCGGGACATCGACGGCAGCTGCTCCTCCACCTGCACGGACAAGGCTCACCTCGGGGCCTTCCTCAACCACGGCTGCATCAAGATCTCCAACTGCGCCACCAAGCAGTGGGGCTGGACCCGCTGGTTCGCGCGCTGCGACTTCTGCGAGTGCGACTGCTACGTCCCCTGCT CTTCCTCCAGGTAG